Proteins encoded in a region of the Zea mays cultivar B73 chromosome 2, Zm-B73-REFERENCE-NAM-5.0, whole genome shotgun sequence genome:
- the LOC100382292 gene encoding uncharacterized protein LOC100382292 has protein sequence MLWVRNIRRFVDTGAGLGSEAIMELETKRILLEIFKERQRKSAEAGSIPSFYKKPEEGSISSRVQRLAKYRFLKKQSELLLNADDLDAMWVCLRENCVIDDATGAEKMNYEDFCHIATVCTE, from the exons ATGTTGTGGGTCCGCAATATCCGCCGCTTCGTCGACACGGGCGCCGGCCTCGGATCCGAGGCCATCATGG AACTGGAGACTAAAAGGATATTGCTTGAGATTTTCAAGGAGCGGCAGCGGAAGAGTGCCGAGGCTGGTTCCATCCCAAGTTTTTACAAG AAACCTGAAGAAGGATCCATTAGCTCTAGAGTTCAAAGGTTGGCCAAGTACAGGTTTCTAAAG AAACAATCAGAGCTTCTGCTGAATGCTGATGATCTTGATGCCATGTGGGTTTGTCTCAGAGAAAATTGTGTTATTGATGATGCTACTGGTGCTGAAAAG ATGAATTATGAAGATTTCTGCCATATCGCCACAGTCTGCACTGAGTAG